Proteins encoded within one genomic window of Humulus lupulus chromosome 1, drHumLupu1.1, whole genome shotgun sequence:
- the LOC133788978 gene encoding LL-diaminopimelate aminotransferase, chloroplastic-like: MSITKNFASSISISISSSSSAFFVPTTSFVSRVQNVQFPAKSIELCKCVATPQEQESVFKTKVSRNANMEKLQAGYLFPEIARRRKEHMLKHPDAKVISLGIGDTTLPIPEVTSAMSKRLLALSTGEGHSGYGAEQGEKPLRAAIASTFYREFGIEDDDIFVSDGAKCDISRLQVVFGSNVTMAVQDPSYPAYVDSSVIMGQTGQFQKGVEKYGNIEYMRCTPENDFFPDLSTVSRTDIIFFCSPNNPTGAVATREQLTQLVKFAKDNGSIIVYDTAYGLYMSEDNPRTIFEIPGAKEVAIETSSFSKYAGFTGVRLGWTVVPKQLLFSDGFPVAKDCYRIVSTCFSGASNIAQAGALACLSPEGLKAMQEVIGFYKENTEIIVETFNSLGFKLYGGKNAPYVWVHFPGRSSWDVFSEILEKTHVVTTPGSGFGPGGEGFIRVSAFGHRENVIEASRRFKQLYQ; encoded by the exons ATGTCTATTACCAAGAACTTTGCTTCCTCcatctcaatctcaatctcatCCTCTTCATCTGCTTTCTTCGTTCCCACCACCAGTTTCGTCTCCAG AGTTCAGAATGTTCAGTTTCCAGCAAAGTCCATCGAGCTCTGTAAATGTGTTGCTACGCCTCAAGAACAGGAGAGTG TTTTCAAGACAAAGGTCTCTCGTAATGCGAACATGGAGAAGCTTCAAGCGGGTTATCTTTTCCCGGAG ATTGCGAGGAGGAGGAAGGAACACATGCTGAAGCACCCTGATGCGAAAGTGATAAGCCTTGGAATTGGTGATACTACACTGCCCATTCCAGAAGTAACATCTGCAATGTCTAAG CGATTGCTTGCCTTGTCCACGGGGGAAGGTCATAGTGGTTATGGTGCTGAACAGGGTGAAAAG CCATTGAGAGCTGCAATTGCTTCAACATTTTATCGAGAGTTTGGCATAGAGGATGATGACATATTTGTATCAGATGGTGCAAAATGTGATATATCACGGCTTCAG GTTGTTTTTGGGTCCAACGTCACAATGGCAGTCCAAGACCCATCATATCCG GCTTATGTGGACTCCAGTGTTATAATGGGCCAGACTGGACAGTTTCAGAAAGGTGTTGAGAAATATGGAAATATTGAGTATATGAGATGTACTCCTGAAAATGATTTCTTCCCTGATCTATCGACTGTTTCAAGAACAGACATAATCTTTTTCTGTTCACCAAACAATCCCACTGGAGCTGTTGCAACAAGGGAGCAACTGACCCAACTCGTAAAGTTTGCCAAGGATAATGGGTCAATTATAGTCTATGATACTGCTTATGGTTTATATATGTCAGAGGACAACCCCCGGACCATCTTTGAAATCCCTGGAGCCAAAGAG GTTGCAATTGAGACATCATCATTCAGCAAGTATGCTGGTTTCACTGGAGTACGTTTGGGCTGGACTGTTGTTCCAAAACAACTGCTTTTCTCCGATGGATTCCCTGTGGCCAAGGACTGTTACCGCATTGTTAGCACTTGCTTCAGTGGTGCATCCAACATTGCTCAAGCAGGAGCTTTGGCTTGCCTTTCACCAGAAGGCCTCAAG GCTATGCAGGAGGTGATTGGTTTCTACAAAGAAAACACTGAGATAATAGTGGAGACATTCAACTCACTTGGGTTCAAGTTGTATGGAGGGAAGAATGCACCCTATGTGTGGGTTCATTTCCCCGGTCGAAGCTCATGGGATGTCTTTAGTGAGATTCTTGAGAAAACTCATGTTGTTACCACACCTGGGAGCGGTTTTGGACCTGGTGGTGAAGGTTTTATCAGGGTAAGTGCATTTGGTCATAGGGAGAATGTAATAGAGGCCTCTAGAAGATTCAAGCAGCTATACCAGTGA